CCCGGCCAGGGCTGCGAATTCCGGCCATTGCTCCATGCGCCGCTCAAGGCGATTCCAGACAAACAGCCCGGTTCGGGTGCCGACCCATACGCGCTCCGGTTCGGGCAGCAGCGTATAGGCATGGGGGTGTGGCTGATCGCGGCCTCGTGTCAGCTGTTCAAACCGCCCGTTCCTGAACACCGCCAGGCCGTCCATGGTGCCCGTCCAGATGTTGCCCTGATCATCGCGCGCGACCGACCAGACCAGGCTGCTATGCAGCCCTTCCGGACGATCATAGCGAAACACCCATCCATTCCACAGACGGGCCAGGCCATCCCAGCGCGAGCCCAGCCACAGGTTGCCTTCATGGTCTTCGAGCATCGCCAAAACGTTCTTGTGCGCAAAGGGCGCCCGATCGGAAACAACCTCCACGATCCGGCCGTCACGCACGCGGTAGAAGTTGGCAACGGTGGCCAGCCACAGGTTGTCGTCACGGTCGACATAGGCCGCTTCGATCACGCGATCGTTGTTCATTCCCGACAGCTCGAAGCGCGACCACTTGCCCTGCTCGAGCGTCAGCAGTCCACGCGTGCTGGTCGCCAGCACGCGGCCGTCGTAGCGGAAAAACCCGGTCACCAGCGCCGATGACAGTGACTCTGACAGAGGCTGGCGCTGCCATTGCCCGGCGCGCTGCTCATAGACCTCGCCGTAACCGCCCGCCAACAGCCGTTGACCATCATTGAACACCGACCTGAGGCTGGCTTGCGGATCATCCGACCGCCGAACGAGCTGTTCGCCGTCAAACCTCAGCAGACCGGCATCGGATGCTACGAACAGCTGTCCGACATGGTCCTCGGCAAAACCGAATACGTCAATTGTCTCTCCGGATTTCCGCTCGATGCGCTGAAACCCGGCGCCATCAAAGAGCGCCACGCCTTTGTAGGTGCCGATCCAGAGACGCTGCTGGCGATCAAAAAACAATGCCTGCACGAGCATGCCCGGCAGCGCTGGCGTATTGCCCGGGTTGAACGTCGTGAAGCGGACCCCGTCAAACCGGGCCACGCCTGCCTGTGTGGCGGCCCAGATATAGCCATCAGGACCCTGGGCGAGCGCTGCTACGGTAATCTGGGCCAGTCCTTCCTCGATACTCCAGACATCTTTCACGTACTGGTGAAAGGCCTTGTCCGGCGTCAGGGCCTGCACGGTCGCGCCACCCAGCCATTGCGGCATCGGCGCCAGGCCAATGACCACAACGACTATTCGAATCCAGATCGACAAGCACCGACCTCCGGTATCCGGCAAAGCCGCACTCCCCCGATCAACCCTCCGGTATAACCATACCCCAGCTTTGTGCAGCAGCCAACCGGCCGACTGTCATCGTTTTCAGTCAGACAGCGCGTTTTCCAGCGCCGGAACGATCTCGAACAGGTCACCGACCAGACCCAGATCGGCGACCTCGAAGATCGGCGCTTCCGGATCCTTGTTGATGGCCACGATGGTGCCGGCATCCTTGATGCCGGTCAGATGCTGGATGGCGCCGGAGATGCCAATCGCAAAGTACAGGTCCGGAGCGATGATCTTGCCGGTCTGACCGACCTGCAACTCGTTGGGTACATAGCCGGCATCGACCGCGGCACGCGAGGCACCCACGGCCGCGCCCAGCGTTTTGGCCAGCGAGTAGATGATCTCGAAGCCCTCGCTCGACCCCATCGCGCGCCCGCCAGAGACCACGATCGGGGCGCTGGCCAGATCCGGGCCCTCGCCGTCACCGCCCTCAAGCTTCAGAAACCGGGTATGGCCCGGATTGCCGGTCTGTGACTGACGCGAAACGATATCGGCCGACCCGCCCTCGCCGGCGGCGGCAAAGGAGGCGGTACGAATGGTCGCGACCACCGGGCCGTCACCGTTCACCCGGACCGTAACAATGGCGTTCCCGGCATAGATCGGACGCTTGAAGGTACGCTCGTCGATCACCTCCTGGATATCGGAAACCTGGTTGACCCCGATCAGCGCCGCGGCCCGCGGCAACAGGTCCTTGCCGAAGGTGGTCGACGGCGCCAGCAGGTGCGTGTAGTCGCCGGCCAGGGCCTTGATTTCCGGCGCCAGGCGTGCGGCCAGCGGCCGCTCAAAGTCCGCATCGGCAATCGCCAGCACCCGGGTCACGCCCTCGAGCCGGGCGGTCTGTCCGGCTACCGCGTCGGGGTCTTTGGCAAAGACCGCCACATCGATGCTGTCGATGCCGAAACCCCGGGCGCCCGTGACCGTCTTGGCGGTGGCTGCGTTGAGGGTCTCTCCGTCATGCTCGGCAATGATCAGGATTCTCGACATTACAACAGTCCCTTGTTCTTGAGTTCAGCCACCAGCTCGTCGACGTTCTCGACCTTCTTGCCGCCACCGCGCTGCGGCGGCGGCTCGAAGCGAGTGCTTTCGATATCGGCCACACGCTCGACGCCGAGTTCATCAAGCGAGAACGTATCGAGCGGCTTCCGCTTGGCCTTCATGATCTCCGGCAGCTTCACGAAGCGCGGCTCGTTGAGACGTAGGTCGGAGGTCATGACCGCCGGCAGGTCGACTTCAATCCACTCCAGCCCGGCATCCACCTCGCGCGCGACCGCAGCCTTGCCGTCGGCCAGCTCGACTTTCGAGACGAAGGTCGCCTGCGGCCGGTCCCAGAGCGCGGCCAGCATCTGACCGGTCTGGTTGTTGTCATCGTCGATGGCCTGCTTGCCCAGAAAGACGATACCGGGTTGTTCGCGTTCAACCAGTTTCAGAAACGCACGCGCTGCCGTCAACGGCGAAACAGCCTGATTGCTCGATACCTGGATGGCGCGGTCTGCGCCCATCGCCAGTCCGGTGCGAAGTTGCTGCTGCACTTCGTCCGGCCCGATCGAGGCGACGATGACTTCCTCGGCATTTCCGGCCTCCTTGATGCGCAGCGCCTCTTCAAGCGCGATCTCATCGAATGGGTTGATCGACATCTTCACGCCCTCGGTTTCGACGCCCGAGCCGTCGGACTTCACGCGAACGCGCACGTTGTAGTCCACCACCCGCTTGAGGGTGACCAGAATCTTCATCGCCATTGTCCTGAAACAGATGTGCCGTTGAGCGTACTATTCTAGCCCGAACATCCCATGGAATTGCGCGCACCCTCACTTGTCGCCTGGCCGCCCGCAGATTTGTCCCCCTTGGCCGTGCTGCCGGCCGCTGCGCGTCATCGAGAAATCCCTTTCCTGAACAATATACTGCGTGCTGATCACGGGATTCCGCGTACGCTTCAGGCAATCGGCGCCGATTGACGCCTTGACTGCCGGCGGCAACAGGCAATGCGTTAGAATTCATGAATCGGAGATGCGGCTATATCGAGGAGGACATGGCACAGTCTGCGTGGAGAGCGGTGTACTGCAAGGCGCGGGAAGAGCGTCGCGCCGAGGCGCATCTGGAAAACCAGGGATTCGAGGTTTTTCTGCCGCGCGTGCGCACCCGATGGCGCCGGCACGGGCATTCAAGCGTGCGCGTCGAGCCGATGTTTCCGCGCTATCTGTTTGTTTCACTGGCCGCGTTCGAAGACGACTGGAGCACCATTCGCTC
This DNA window, taken from Pseudomonadota bacterium, encodes the following:
- a CDS encoding electron transfer flavoprotein subunit alpha/FixB family protein; this encodes MSRILIIAEHDGETLNAATAKTVTGARGFGIDSIDVAVFAKDPDAVAGQTARLEGVTRVLAIADADFERPLAARLAPEIKALAGDYTHLLAPSTTFGKDLLPRAAALIGVNQVSDIQEVIDERTFKRPIYAGNAIVTVRVNGDGPVVATIRTASFAAAGEGGSADIVSRQSQTGNPGHTRFLKLEGGDGEGPDLASAPIVVSGGRAMGSSEGFEIIYSLAKTLGAAVGASRAAVDAGYVPNELQVGQTGKIIAPDLYFAIGISGAIQHLTGIKDAGTIVAINKDPEAPIFEVADLGLVGDLFEIVPALENALSD
- a CDS encoding electron transfer flavoprotein subunit beta/FixA family protein, whose translation is MKILVTLKRVVDYNVRVRVKSDGSGVETEGVKMSINPFDEIALEEALRIKEAGNAEEVIVASIGPDEVQQQLRTGLAMGADRAIQVSSNQAVSPLTAARAFLKLVEREQPGIVFLGKQAIDDDNNQTGQMLAALWDRPQATFVSKVELADGKAAVAREVDAGLEWIEVDLPAVMTSDLRLNEPRFVKLPEIMKAKRKPLDTFSLDELGVERVADIESTRFEPPPQRGGGKKVENVDELVAELKNKGLL